The following DNA comes from Marichromatium purpuratum 984.
CGACGGCATCAAGCGCGCCACCGACGTGATGATCGCCGGCAAGATCTCCATGGTCTGCGGCTATGGCGACGTCGGCAAGGGCTGCGCGCAGTCGCTGCGCGGACTCGGCGCCACCGTGTGGGTCTCGGAGATCGACCCGATCTGCGCCCTGCAGGCGGCGATGGAAGGCTTCCGCGTGGTGACCATGGAAGAGGCGGCGCCGATCGCCGACATCTTCGTCACCACCACCGGCAACAAGGACATCATCGGCCACGACCACATGGCGGCGATGAAGGATCAGGCGATCGTCTGCAACATCGGTCACTTCGACAACGAGATCGACATCGCCAGCGTCAGCCAGTACCAGTGGGAGGAGATCAAGCCGCAGGTCGATCACATCATCTTCCCCGACGGCAAGCGCATCATCATGCTCGCCCAGGGTCGACTGGTGAACCTCGGCTGCGCCACCGGCCACCCGAGCTTCGTGATGTCCAACAGCTTCACCAACCAGGTGCTGGCGCAGATCGAACTCTTCACCAAGGAAGACGCGTACCCGATCGGCGTCTACATCCTGCCCAAGCACCTCGACGAGGAGGTCGCGCGACTGCACCTGGACAAGATCGGCGCGCACCTGACCACCCTCACCGAGGATCAGGCGGCCTACATCGGCGTCGATGTGAACGGACCGTACAAGCCCGAGCACTACCGCTACTAAGCGGCTCGCGCGTCCCGGACGCGGCAGTCGTGGCCTCTTGGCTACGGCCGTCGCGGCCGCCACGGTTCCTCACCTCAACTCATCACGCGACCGTCGCGCACCGCGCGCCCGCGCCCTCGCGCGGCGGTGGCCGGAGTGCCAGAACATGTCGCCACAAGATCCCACCCCGACCTACAGCCTCGAACTCTTCCCGCCCAAGACCGCCGAGCGCATGGAGCGGCTCAAAAGCGAGATCGCCACCCTCAACACCGTCTCACCGCGGTATTTCTCGGTCACCTACGGCGCTGGCGGCTCGACCCGCAAGGGCACCTTCGAGACCGTCTCCTGGCTGCGCAGCCAGGGCATCGACACCGCCCCCCATCTCGCCTGCATCGGCTCTCCCCGGGCCGAGGTCGAAGAGCTGCTGGGGCACTACCGCGAACAGGGCATCGACCGCCTGGTGGCGCTGCGCGGCGACCTGCCCTCGGGCATGGGCGGCGGCATCGGCGGTGACTTCCGCTATGCCAACGAACTCGTCGAGTTCATCCGCGCGCGCACCGGCGATCACTTCCGCATCGAGGTCGCGGCCTATCCCGAGTACCACCCCCAGTCCGGCACCCCGGACCGCGACCTGGCCAATTTCAAGCGCAAGGTCGAGGCCGGCGCCGACGCCGCCATCACCCAGTACTTCTACAACGCCGACGCCTATTTCGCCTTCATCGAGCGCTGCCAGGCAGTGGGCATCGACATCCCCATCGTGCCCGGCATCATGCCGATCACCAACCACAGCCAGCTCGCCCGCTTCTCCGATGCCTGCGGCGCCGAGATCCCGCGCTGGATCCGCCGTCGGCTCGAGGGCTTCGGCGATGATCTCGCCAGCACCCGCGAGTTCGGTCACGAGGTGGTGCTACAGCTGTGCCGGCGCCTGATCGAGGGCGGCGCCCCCGGACTGCACTTCTACACCATGAACCAGTCCGGTCCGACGCTGCGTCTGTGGCAAGAGCTGGGGCTGCCCAGCGGCGACTGAGCCAGCCAACGCCGGCGCGCGCCCCGGACGCGCCGGCGCCCCTCAATCGTAGCGCTCGTCCTTCCAGCGTCGCAGCGCGGCGAACACCGCCGCCGACTCCTCCAGCGCCTCGCCGGCGAAGCGCTCGGCGGCCGCGCGCACCTCGGGCACCGCGACCCGCAGGAAGGGATTGGTCGCCAGTTCCTCGGCGAGCGTGCTCGGCACCGTCGCCCGGCCCGCCGCACGCGCCGCGCGCACCTCGACGATGCGCGCCTCGAGCGCCGCGTGCTGCGGCTCGACCCATTGAGCGAAGCCGAGGTTGGCCTCGGTGTAC
Coding sequences within:
- the metF gene encoding methylenetetrahydrofolate reductase [NAD(P)H], translated to MSPQDPTPTYSLELFPPKTAERMERLKSEIATLNTVSPRYFSVTYGAGGSTRKGTFETVSWLRSQGIDTAPHLACIGSPRAEVEELLGHYREQGIDRLVALRGDLPSGMGGGIGGDFRYANELVEFIRARTGDHFRIEVAAYPEYHPQSGTPDRDLANFKRKVEAGADAAITQYFYNADAYFAFIERCQAVGIDIPIVPGIMPITNHSQLARFSDACGAEIPRWIRRRLEGFGDDLASTREFGHEVVLQLCRRLIEGGAPGLHFYTMNQSGPTLRLWQELGLPSGD